A single region of the Raphanus sativus cultivar WK10039 chromosome 1, ASM80110v3, whole genome shotgun sequence genome encodes:
- the LOC108812361 gene encoding receptor-like protein 30, whose protein sequence is MMLPSKSDCISGIKTFYFTFLASLFLHTLASPTLLHYCRHDQMDALLEFKNEFPVNKSNPTPYDVPLSSWNKSSDCCSWEGVMCSVKTGKVISLNLSYVPLRNSLKPNSSLFKLQHLRNLTLKNCSLYGEIPSSLGSLSRLTKLNLLNNNLVGQVPASIGNLAQLRYLDLSQNKLSGNIPISFVNLTNLYLFYIHDNYFESTFPFNMSGFQKLKYFGVGANSFSGVFPTSLLTIPSLIYINLEGNRFTGPIDFRKTSPSSTLKYLNIAYNKFDGPIPDSLSELINLGEIDLSFNRFNGSIPRSLAKLDNLYYLDLSGNKLEGQVPSWLWRLNVVRLSYNSFNSFENNSPEPAAPSETQGIALDLSSNSFQGPFPHEICKITSLYILDLSNNRFSGTIPSCFRNSTGSLMEELLLGNNILTGVHPDVFANATNLKAIDISNNNLEGKLSRSLINCSSLRFLNLQGNGFKDEFPSWLGSLPTLNVLLLRSNHFYGPLTLYHRHNVSIGFQSLRVIDVSLNDLSGALPDSYFSTWREMKKPDAEYDDAYMKDSVIDASVFHSMQIVNKGVDTIFNKIRSDFISIDFSENSFSGSIPESVGLLKGLRLLNMSGNTFTSNVPSSLADLENLEALDLSRNQLSGQIPRELGRLSFLSAINFSHNHLEGPVPRSTQFQSQPCSSFVDNPKLSGLEDICGENRVPITTPQESKELLKAEEKGVNWIAAAIAYGPGFFCGMVIGHIFATHYKYEWFMVKFSRNKPRSVIRSTR, encoded by the coding sequence ATGATGCTTCCAAGCAAGTCTGATTGCATTTCTGGTATTAAAACCTTTTATTTCACCTTCTTGGCTTCCCTCTTCCTACACACTCTTGCTTCTCCTACGCTACTACACTATTGCCGCCATGACCAGATGGATGCTCTTCTGGAGTTCAAAAACGAGTTTCCAGTAAACAAATCCAACCCAACTCCTTATGATGTACCGTTAAGTTCATGGAACAAGAGTAGTGACTGCTGTTCTTGGGAGGGTGTCATGTGCAGTGTCAAAACTGGCAAGGTGATATCACTCAACCTTAGTTATGTTCCTCTTCGCAACTCTTTGAAACCAAACAGTAGTCTTTTCAAACTCCAACATCTCCGTAACCTGACCCTCAAGAACTGCTCTCTCTATGGAGAGATTCCTTCTTCACTAGGAAGCCTTTCCCGTCTCACTAAGCTTAATCTTCTCAATAATAATCTAGTAGGTCAAGTTCCAGCTTCAATTGGGAACCTAGCCCAACTAAGATACCTCGACCTTAGCCAAAACAAGTTAAGTGGGAATATTCCAATTTCGTTTGTcaatttaacaaatttatacCTATTTTACATCCACGACAATTACTTCGAATCCACGTTCCCATTTAACATGAGTGGTTTCCAAAAACTAAAGTATTTTGGTGTGGGTGCAAACTCTTTTTCGGGGGTTTTTCCTACGTCCTTGCTCACGATTCCTTCgttgatatatattaatttagaggGAAACCGATTCACAGGACCTATAGATTTTAGGAAGACATCACCCTCCAGTACCCTCAAGTATCTCAACATTGCTTATAACAAATTTGATGGCCCAATCCCTGATTCTCTATCTGAACTTATAAACCTAGGAGAGATAGATCTTAGTTTCAATAGGTTCAATGGGTCAATCCCAAGATCTCTAGCAAAGTTAGACAACCTCTACTATCTTGATCTTTCCGGAAATAAGTTGGAAGGACAAGTACCAAGCTGGTTATGGAGATTGAACGTGGTAAGGCTTTCTTACAACTCTTTCAACAGCTTTGAAAATAATTCACCAGAGCCAGCAGCTCCTAGCGAAACACAAGGCATTGCACTGGATCTTAGTTCCAACTCATTCCAAGGACCATTTCCCCACGAGATATGCAAGATTACGTCCTTGTACATTTTAGATTTGTCCAACAATAGGTTTAGTGGCACTATCCCTTCGTGTTTCAGAAACTCCACTGGTTCTCTGATGGAGGAGCTATTGTTAGGTAACAACATATTAACTGGTGTTCATCCGGACGTATTTGCCAATGCTACCAACTTAAAAGCAATTGACATTTCCAACAACAATCTGGAGGGGAAACTTTCAAGATCGTTGATTAACTGCAGCTCTCTGAGGTTTCTCAACTTGCAAGGGAATGGATTCAAGGACGAGTTTCCATCTTGGTTAGGCTCTCTGCCAACACTCAACGTCCTCCTCCTTCGTTCTAACCACTTCTACGGGCCGTTAACGTTATATCACCGCCATAATGTGTCCATTGGGTTTCAAAGTTTAAGAGTCATCGATGTCTCACTTAACGACTTAAGTGGAGCCTTGCCGGATTCCTATTTCTCCACTTGGCGTGAAATGAAGAAACCGGACGCAGAGTATGACGACGCCTACATGAAAGATTCAGTAATTGATGCAAGTGTCTTTCATTCCATGCAAATTGTGAATAAAGGAGTGGATACAATATTTAACAAGATCCGAAGCGACTTCATATCTATCGACTTTTCCGAAAATAGTTTTTCTGGAAGTATCCCTGAATCTGTCGGACTGTTGAAGGGGTTACGCCTTCTCAACATGTCAGGCAACACATTCACAAGCAACGTACCCTCGTCATTGGCGGACTTGGAGAATCTTGAAGCATTGGACCTATCTCGCAACCAGCTGTCGGGACAGATTCCTAGAGAACTTGGCAGGCTATCCTTTTTGTCAGCCATCAACTTCTCCCACAACCATCTCGAAGGTCCGGTACCACGGAGCACACAGTTTCAAAGTCAGCCTTGTTCTTCGTTCGTGGACAATCCCAAACTATCTGGTCTCGAAGATATTTGCGGAGAAAATCGTGTCCCGATTACTACACCACAAGAATCAAAAGAGTTGTTGAAAGCAGAAGAAAAGGGGGTGAACTGGATAGCGGCAGCAATCGCCTATGGACCTGGTTTCTTCTGTGGAATGGTGATTGGACATATCTTTGCTACACACTACAAATATGAGTGGTTCATGGTAAAGTTTAGCCGAAACAAGCCAAGATCAGTTATCAGAAGTACTCGCTAA
- the LOC108812370 gene encoding GDSL esterase/lipase At1g28580 gives MASPYCPPMMKKLMIFFLSTLLLTNIVNSETQCRRFKSIISFGDSIADTGNLLGLSDPNHLPHVAFPPYGETFFHHPTGRFSNGRLIIDFIAEFLGFPLVPSFYGSQNANFEKGVNFAVGGATALERSFLEERGIHFPYTNVSLGVQLRSFKDALPKLCGSPSDCRDMIENALILMGEIGGNDYNYVFFVGKTIEEAREFVPLVISTISSAITELIGMGGRTFLVPGEFPLGCSVTYLTLYQTSNKEEYDPSGCLKWLNKFAKYHSDQLQAEINKLQEMYPHVNIIYADYYNALLRLFQEPEKFGFTDRPLHACCGFGGPYNFTFGRKCGFKGVESCSDPSKYVCWDGVHMTEAAYQLMAEGILKGPYAIPPFDWSCLSSEIKNNGSSDAKYSLMIH, from the exons ATGGCGTCTCCCTATTGTCCTCCGATGATGAAGAAGCTCATGATCTTCTTTTTATCTACTCTACTTCTCACTAATATCGTAAACTCGGAAACGCAGTGTCGGCGTTTCAAGTCGATCATCAGTTTCGGTGATTCCATTGCGGACACAGGAAACTTGCTCGGCCTCTCTGATCCTAACCATCTCCCTCACGTGGCGTTTCCGCCCTACGGAGAGACCTTCTTTCACCATCCCACTGGCCGTTTCTCAAACGGTCGGCTCATCATCGATTTCATTG CTGAATTCTTGGGGTTTCCGCTTGTGCCTTCTTTTTATGGATCACAAAACGCAAACTTTGAAAAGGGAGTTAACTTCGCGGTAGGGGGAGCAACGGCACTGGAACGTTCTTTTCTTGAGGAAAGAGGGATTCATTTTCCTTACACCAACGTCAGTTTAGGAGTTCAGCTTAGGAGCTTCAAGGATGCTCTGCCTAAGCTTTGTGGCTCCCCATCAG ACTGCAGAGATAtgatcgaaaatgctttgattCTCATGGGAGAAATTGGAGGGAATGACTATAATTACGTTTTCTTTGTGGGCAAAACCATTGAAGAGGCCAGAGAGTTCGTTCCACTGGTGATCAGTACTATTTCTTCTGCAATCACG GAGTTGATCGGTATGGGGGGGAGAACATTTCTTGTGCCGGGGGAGTTTCCCCTGGGATGCTCAGTAACCTACTTGACATTATATCAAACATCAAACAAGGAAGAATACGATCCTTCAGGTTGTTTGAAATGGTTGAACAAGTTTGCAAAATACCACAGTGACCAGCTTCAAGCGGAAATCAACAAGCTCCAGGAGATGTACCCTCATGTCAACATCATCTACGCTGACTACTATAATGCTCTGTTACGCCTTTTTCAAGAACCAGAGAAATTTG GGTTCACAGACAGACCCTTGCACGCTTGCTGCGGTTTTGGAGGACCGTATAACTTCACATTTGGTAGGAAATGTGGCTTTAAAGGAGTGGAATCTTGTAGTGATCCTTCAAAGTATGTTTGTTGGGATGGTGTCCATATGACTGAGGCTGCATACCAGTTGATGGCTGAGGGTATACTTAAGGGACCCTATGCTATTCCACCTTTCGATTGGTCTTGCCTCAGCTCAGAAATTAAGAACAATGGATCATCTGATGCAAAGTATTCTTTAATGATCCACTGA